The nucleotide sequence ATGTAATGTTTAATtgctattgattattatttttatcaatatttaaccctttgacctcaAAGAGTATGCgagtagcatctaatttctcctcacaatgtcacCCTTGAATCATACATTAGGGTttcgagaataaaggaaatgatcacaaactaaaaagctcttgattgttaaacaaagagTCCTTGTCTGCTACTAAGAAATATGTATGGAAACAGGTATGAAGAATATATATACTGATGCTCGGGTGTAAAGTGTTTATTCActttagacaaaaaaatgactgagacaaagaaacaaatttgatgctatttacttttatttacaaatatttacTCTGCTACCACTGGTACCTTGGTCATTTGAACACCAATCACTGTGTGGGGAATGAACAATTGTTCAAACTAAATTCAATTGTGTCAATCCACACACAGGACCAAAGCAGGCATGAATGGTAAGGAATTTAGATGAAATTTATATCTCAGTTACTCTAAACAGATTGGTCAGTTTTCTGTAAGTGATCTCTTCTAACAATAATTGCACTGTAGGCACTAAATTGTCAATTGAAGTTGAGTGTGGTTTTCTTTTTACTACATTGGAATTTGTCAAAAGCTTCATTTAATTGGCATAGGGTAAAGTGTTTGGAAATCTGTGGAAATATGTAAGAGCACCTTGCTATTGATAGGTGTCTTGCAAGATgtcaataattatttatattgttCTATTTACACAAAAGaggaattatttattttatcaatattGTACTTAAATTACAGCTTTCATCTCCCATTCATCATCACTTGTGcagttaaaattcatttttcaagcAGCCCTCTCTTCCATCGTAACAAATTTTGCGGACAAGTTGTTAGTGGATGTTGGCTCCAGACTGGGTGCTGTACTCTATGGGGCAAGTGTTCTCAggtgttttgttttattataagTATGAAGTGAAGAGAGGcacttaaaaaatatattttcttgcccaaaaacacaaaacaattaCCCAGCAAGGTCTACAACTTGGGCCTCTCAACTCTAAGTTTAGCATGCTAACCGTTAGTTGGCCACCATGTCTTCCACAAGTATGGTACCCATGATAAATGAaaggtgtttgttttttttcacacagGCATATCACTTCAGTCCAATAAAGAAGATTGTTGGAGTTGAAATAAACTCAGAGCTGTGTgatttacaacagaaaataGCAGAAAAGTATAGAATGCATGATCGTGTTGAGGTGAGTTtgttgaacttaaaaaaatatatacttttaGGTAAAGATATGGTAGCATTCACATGCTAGCTTCCACAAAGGCCATGAGATTCACAACCCAATCGCATTATCAGTTACATAGTGTTTTACTCTGAGactgtattttcattttaacaatAAGAGTAGACTAATAACTCGATGAAAGGGTTTAACTCAGTGACTCCTAAAGTTAATCCTGACCAGAGAATCAATTTATCAGTCTTCTGGTTGAAGGAGAAGATAACTGCTTTGTTATGGAATTACAATTAactattattttatttataggAAATTCTTTTGTTGGTACTGAAAATAGAAACAGGTTGACAAAAGTGGCCATTAATTTTACTGCTTATAATAAACTGAAGATctgaaacaagcaaaaaatgATCCTACAGTTATAGCTACCAGTAATAGACCACTGGATCTTGCCATTATAGTAAGGTTATatttaatttcagaaaaaaaattatatattagtTATTtaatcagtcattcaatcaatcaattaatcaactAATTAATCGATCttatatttaataatttttttaatatgagcATGGTAGAGTAATAGTGCACTGAATTTGTAGGGTACACTACTCTCAATTGTCAAAtccttgttttattgtttattcaCCACGTCACAAACTTACTGGTAGTACACTCTCTCCTAAAACCTAAAAAATAACTCCTGACCAATCATCACATCTCATATCAATTTCAACCTAACTGGGAAGGTGGAAGTGTCATGTCACACAACTTCCATTTAATAGTAAATTAAGTGCTGTTAGGCAACCTGCATTAACTAGACTAAGAATCCTGTAATTAAGAAAGATGCATTTGGTGTCTTTTCAGAAATTACTGGTGGATCCTTAAATGCTTATTTCTGCTTTTTGTCATTAGTGTAAATTTAAGTTGTTTCTTTGCAATGTTTTATGAAAGGTACATGcagggttcaaaataatttttgagcttttacCGTGAATTTGTAGGCTTTTGTCAAtgctcattttttttcccagctGTCAATAATAAATGAGCAGTCAGCACATGTATTACTCTTTTccttgagaaacttttttttatttaaaaaatttatatgtaCATGGTGTACCTTAATAGTATACTCATACTCATTGATGTTTccaaaaagcttttaaaacatttcttggCTGCTTTATCGCCTGATATGAAATGTTCACCATAACAAGACAGCATCTTTTACTTCAGTTTGACAATCAATTAGCATCATATTTTCTATAAAATTCTAACTCTTCGCTGAAAAAATTGCTGGCAAGTGTGCTAAAGGTTCCAGCTGTCGCTGAAAGCTGAATGTTATATTGAACCCTGCACATGATGTGAAATGACAAGCGTTTCCATTTCTCTTAGATTAGATGTGCTGATATCTGTAGTGAGCCAACCCTCTTGGAACAAGGTATCACAATGGTTACATTTCTTGGAAGAacaacttacaatttttttcactgataCCAGTAACTGGAAGTAGAAAGAAAGTATGTACTGAGTGGGAGGTCATGATGTAAAGACTAAATGCAAGGAAGTCAGTATATCATGACTGctgctctttctctttctctttctctctttctcttcttctttcttctttcaggGCTTTACAGTACCTGAGCATCTTTTTTTCAACCCTGCACACACCATTTTGCCTCATCAGGCTGTGAAATTTCATTGTTCTTTTGTTAAAGTGTCCAAGGGGCCTGTCATATGAGTCATTTGATAGACAAGCCTTTTCCACCCTCAGTTTTACATGGCTTACAAATCTCAATGTCTCTAGCATACATGTATAATACTACATGTTACAATCTAAGTGAATATAAGTACAAGAAACTCGTCAGtaaaaactaatgaaaaatattaaataactaCAATTAGTTTACAGTTAATATTCGGCAAAGTGAAGGggaatagtggtggatatttactgagcCACAAAGCAGTGAGGTAAATATCTTCCATATATACCACTCAGATaccaaaaaattggtttatttctttcagtatACCCCCAAAAAATGGTAAGAAATTATAACCCTGATGGATGATTTTGTCACATTGGCTATTCAAAGGGTAATACTGCACCTTCAATGTTATTCACTGTTTTAGTATCTATAAGTagttatttctaaaatttcaaaataatttttttgcagctGACATTGTGGTTCTCAACAATGTGTTTGAGTTCTTTTTATCAACGGATCAGCAAATAAGGTAGGAGAAATTAGTATGATCAAAGGATGTGGGTTATTCCACATCCTTTTCAATATGTACTGAGAGAATTTCAGCTGTAGTAAGAGTAAgagattcattttcttttttgtacaGAACTTGGAGATTCATCCGTGAGCATGTGATTAAACCTGGATGTATTTTAGTCACTGTTCCAAGTCTTGAAGAAGCCACAGAGTTCAACAACAAGGTACATGGTGTTAACACttaaactctcagaagtgattcacatgtaacttctccctaccaTATCCAtccactatccagcaaacatgtaatgagaatactcaaatgtatcaggtggaagttgttatcttgatataataccaaattcttgcaactaattcatgaggaaatgtgcagcagtgAGAGGGAAGAtgtaacaatcagatcatgggagttataCGGTTAATTGATATGATTGCCTTTTTTTGCAAACTGTTTGGCTAAATGTTGGGATATCTAATAGACACCCTTAAATTTGGCCAAAAGGTTtgcaaagaaaacaatcatATAATGTTTTTACCGAGATGAGAGTGgtttaattgaaataatttttctgttctCTTACTTCCTATAGCCATGTATGGATGTCAACAGTTGGGTAAAGCCATGCATAGTTAACTATGATGTAC is from Pocillopora verrucosa isolate sample1 chromosome 7, ASM3666991v2, whole genome shotgun sequence and encodes:
- the LOC131782684 gene encoding uncharacterized protein; protein product: MEDSDTCPFSLEEAKSSFLRTLSKLDPKDSEGFVEWITEHCSNAYTCKQSGENIDYTFKWAEKRLKNITKDIKRIIPLQGVLETEKIRHPEGGKGLACEPSTTVHVDSFLYSDEDIDKLCDEGKMSRNYCKQCGSHNTAPLTFISHSSSLVQLKFIFQAALSSIVTNFADKLLVDVGSRLGAVLYGAYHFSPIKKIVGVEINSELCDLQQKIAEKYRMHDRVEIRCADICSEPTLLEQADIVVLNNVFEFFLSTDQQIRTWRFIREHVIKPGCILVTVPSLEEATEFNNKPCMDVNSWVKPCIVNYDVPEISLLEEDLDELQNIFFYQVK